Proteins from a single region of Eremothecium gossypii ATCC 10895 chromosome VI, complete sequence:
- the IPL1 gene encoding aurora kinase (Syntenic homolog of Saccharomyces cerevisiae YPL209C (IPL1)) → MDADAILKKDQRRSSLKQRNLLLSMRLNQTTATNGAPPQARVQPGKGYRNPGKVLSPIRNQEMSPGKRPTLEISELKNVSPINQAHKTGKARAGGVPLSKLQNLKLADFEIGKVLGKGKFGRVYCVRHIESGFVCALKAMEKKDIIQYNIEKQFRREVEIQSSLRHPNLTQLYGYFHDEKRVYLLMEYLVNGELYKHLKGRSHFNDVVASYYVYQMADALDYMHERNILHRDIKPENIIIGFNNTIKLTDFGWSVITPKGSKRKTLCGTVDYLSPELIRSREYNEKVDVWALGVLTYELLVGSPPFEEESKELTYKRILKRNLIFPDHVDTEARHLISRLLEYDPGDRIPLKEVKKHPWIEKNKPFW, encoded by the coding sequence ATGGACGCTGATGCGATTCTCAAGAAGGACCAAAGGCGCAGCTCGTTGAAACAGCGAAATCTACTGTTGAGCATGAGGCTAAACCAGACCACAGCAACGAACGGGGCGCCACCGCAGGCGCGGGTGCAGCCGGGGAAGGGCTACCGGAATCCCGGGAAGGTGCTCTCGCCCATCCGCAATCAGGAAATGTCGCCGGGCAAGCGGCCGACGCTAGAAATCTCGGAGCTCAAGAACGTGTCGCCTATCAACCAGGCACACAAGACGGGCAAGGCGCGGGCCGGCGGGGTGCCGCTTTCGAAGCTGCAGAACTTGAAGCTCGCGGACTTCGAGATCGGCAAGGTTCTCGGCAAGGGGAAGTTCGGACGGGTGTACTGCGTGCGACACATCGAGAGCGGGTTTGTGTGCGCGCTCAAGGCGATGGAGAAGAAAGACATCATTCAATACAACATCGAAAAGCAGTTCCGACGGGAGGTGGAGATCCAGTCCTCGCTCCGACACCCTAACTTGACGCAATTGTACGGGTACTTCCACGACGAGAAGCGCGTGTACTTGCTCATGGAGTACTTGGTCAACGGGGAGTTGTACAAGCACTTGAAGGGCCGCAGCCACTTCAACGACGTGGTAGCGTCGTACTATGTGTACCAGATGGCGGATGCGCTTGACTACATGCACGAGCGCAACATCTTGCACAGGGATATCAAGCCAGAGAACATCATCATCGGGTTCAACAACACAATCAAGCTCACGGACTTCGGCTGGAGTGTGATTACGCCTAAGGGCTCCAAGCGGAAGACGTTATGCGGAACGGTGGACTACTTGTCGCCGGAGTTGATCCGGTCGCGCGAGTATAACGAGAAGGTCGACGTGTGGGCCTTGGGGGTGCTCACGTATGAGCTACTTGTGGGGTCCCCGCCGTTCGAGGAAGAGTCGAAGGAATTGACATATAAGCGAATACTCAAGCGCAACTTGATTTTTCCAGACCACGTCGACACTGAGGCGCGACATCTAATCAGCAGACTACTTGAGTATGACCCCGGGGACCGGATCCCGCTGAAGGAGGTCAAGAAGCATCCGTGGATCGAAAAGAACAAGCCGTTCTGGTAG